One genomic region from Natrinema caseinilyticum encodes:
- a CDS encoding helix-turn-helix domain-containing protein, with protein MTTITELTLSTDEFALAETFQQLPALDVRVESVVAEGPVRTTPLVWFSNVDRGELEEALAADPTVAEYRQLLGRTDEGELFYRLQYTDAVGSICRCVYRHRGTVLDAQVSDGRWTLRLLFTRREELSRAVSDIEKRGVAIDVKRMVEAGQNEDFETSAALTEPQQEAVAEAYRQGYYDVPREISLEELANELEISHQALSERLRRANRVLAGEQVDGSAGGLATSD; from the coding sequence ATGACGACGATCACAGAACTGACGCTTTCGACTGACGAGTTCGCACTCGCAGAGACCTTCCAGCAACTACCGGCCCTCGATGTCCGTGTCGAAAGCGTCGTTGCAGAAGGGCCGGTCCGGACGACCCCGCTGGTCTGGTTTTCGAACGTCGACCGCGGGGAACTCGAGGAGGCCCTCGCGGCCGACCCGACGGTAGCCGAGTACCGTCAGTTACTCGGGCGGACCGACGAGGGGGAACTGTTCTACCGTCTCCAGTACACCGACGCTGTCGGCTCGATCTGCCGGTGTGTGTACAGACACCGCGGGACGGTCCTCGATGCGCAGGTCTCCGATGGGAGGTGGACGCTTCGGCTCCTTTTCACTCGGCGCGAGGAACTCTCGAGGGCCGTCTCCGACATCGAAAAACGGGGCGTCGCCATCGACGTCAAGCGAATGGTCGAGGCCGGCCAGAACGAGGACTTCGAAACGTCGGCGGCACTGACGGAACCGCAGCAGGAAGCCGTCGCCGAAGCGTATCGGCAGGGGTACTACGACGTCCCGCGCGAAATCTCGCTCGAGGAACTCGCGAACGAACTCGAGATTTCCCATCAGGCACTTTCCGAGCGACTTCGGCGAGCGAATCGCGTTCTCGCGGGCGAACAGGTGGACGGGTCGGCAGGCGGGCTGGCGACCTCCGATTGA
- a CDS encoding HAD family hydrolase, whose protein sequence is MTGYDAIVYDLDGTLVELDVDWNAVAVDVREVYDRANVEPPGDGLWNMLESAVDVGLAAEVESAIAAHEHDGARTSVRLARADELLERPLPAGVCSLNCERACRIALAEHALEPAVDVVVGRDTVGTWKPDPEPLLATVRELDADPGRALFVGDSVRDRETAERAGVDFEYVGDGPSGV, encoded by the coding sequence ATGACCGGGTACGACGCCATCGTCTACGATCTGGACGGCACCCTCGTCGAACTGGACGTCGACTGGAACGCCGTCGCGGTCGACGTCCGCGAGGTGTACGACCGTGCGAACGTCGAACCCCCTGGTGACGGCCTCTGGAACATGCTCGAGTCGGCGGTCGACGTGGGACTGGCCGCGGAGGTCGAATCCGCGATCGCGGCTCACGAACACGACGGCGCGCGGACGTCCGTTCGACTCGCCCGCGCCGACGAGTTACTCGAGCGGCCGCTCCCGGCGGGGGTCTGTTCGCTGAACTGCGAGCGGGCCTGTCGGATCGCGCTCGCGGAACACGCGCTCGAACCGGCCGTCGACGTGGTCGTCGGACGGGACACGGTCGGAACGTGGAAACCCGATCCGGAGCCGCTGCTCGCGACCGTCCGCGAACTCGACGCCGACCCCGGGCGGGCGCTGTTCGTCGGTGATTCCGTCCGAGATCGCGAAACTGCAGAACGAGCGGGGGTCGATTTCGAATACGTCGGCGACGGACCGTCGGGCGTTTGA
- a CDS encoding DUF7127 family protein encodes MTLEQFTREDGQLARRYEYDDGTVFAVDFGTGGADAAVDLVDDTVIVVFEDDQYEIDLPETAKGAHTFIKNGVLTIEVEEER; translated from the coding sequence ATGACCCTCGAACAATTCACCCGCGAAGATGGGCAGTTGGCCCGTCGGTACGAGTACGACGACGGAACGGTCTTCGCCGTCGACTTCGGAACCGGCGGGGCTGACGCCGCGGTCGACCTCGTCGACGATACCGTCATCGTCGTCTTCGAGGACGATCAGTACGAGATCGATCTTCCCGAAACTGCGAAAGGTGCGCACACGTTTATCAAAAATGGCGTGCTCACTATCGAAGTGGAGGAGGAACGATGA
- a CDS encoding HAD family hydrolase has translation MERYDLVYQLYDEYDTKTLREYQEFVDVFPAVDSRVALEHWQGATEELEHRKDEIRSSFAAGETFAEIVAHATRDQAFTALDLEAKYGRSVNVLVLDVDETLRSAGGTDNEIPRDTLHLLTEFHEAGVPIVICTGQTLENVKGFAIQGLGSEIVHSGDLSIVYEAGTGVFTPGHGAETKQLLYEDLDESIRTVFDGVRSRVLPEAPEGLRRGCHLQGNEFNVTMKPNYETGSADAREIIDEALVYLIDLLADAVCTALGEDDIEADDADEPTLAGEAVVDWTRAFYAVQDPEVRAVLEGEGAYPDLDAEAVPDRIAAVLERIDVAYYEADAAEIGSLELNKVVGVERALDVLGVDDPFALVMGDSKSDLRVMKWVADTDAGISAAPEHASQDTLQHVLETDELVFDRGKSVDVLRTVYALNRFARLG, from the coding sequence ATGGAACGATACGACCTCGTCTACCAGCTCTACGACGAGTACGACACGAAGACGTTGCGGGAGTACCAGGAGTTCGTGGACGTCTTTCCGGCCGTCGATTCTCGAGTCGCCCTCGAACACTGGCAGGGCGCGACCGAGGAACTCGAACACCGAAAGGACGAGATTCGCTCGTCGTTCGCGGCCGGCGAGACGTTCGCGGAAATCGTCGCCCACGCGACCCGCGACCAGGCCTTTACGGCCCTCGATCTCGAGGCGAAGTACGGCAGGTCCGTCAACGTCCTCGTCCTCGACGTCGACGAGACGCTGCGATCCGCGGGCGGGACGGACAACGAGATCCCGCGAGACACGTTGCACCTCCTGACGGAATTTCACGAAGCCGGGGTGCCGATCGTCATCTGCACGGGCCAGACCCTGGAGAACGTCAAGGGGTTCGCGATCCAGGGACTCGGCAGCGAAATCGTTCACTCGGGGGACCTCTCGATCGTCTACGAGGCGGGAACGGGCGTGTTCACGCCGGGCCACGGTGCCGAGACGAAGCAGTTACTCTACGAAGATCTCGACGAGTCGATCCGGACCGTCTTCGACGGCGTCCGGTCACGCGTGCTTCCGGAAGCCCCCGAAGGGCTCCGGCGAGGCTGTCACCTCCAGGGCAACGAGTTCAACGTCACGATGAAGCCCAACTACGAAACCGGCTCCGCGGACGCCCGTGAAATCATCGACGAGGCACTCGTGTATCTGATCGACCTGCTCGCGGACGCCGTCTGTACGGCCCTCGGTGAAGACGACATCGAGGCCGACGACGCCGACGAACCGACGCTGGCCGGCGAAGCGGTCGTCGACTGGACGCGCGCGTTCTACGCGGTCCAGGATCCCGAGGTCAGAGCCGTTCTCGAGGGCGAGGGCGCGTATCCGGACCTCGACGCCGAGGCCGTCCCAGACCGGATCGCAGCGGTCCTCGAGCGCATCGACGTCGCGTACTACGAGGCCGATGCGGCCGAGATCGGCAGTCTGGAACTGAACAAGGTGGTCGGCGTGGAGCGGGCGCTCGACGTTCTCGGCGTCGACGATCCGTTCGCGCTCGTGATGGGCGACTCGAAGAGCGACCTCCGGGTCATGAAGTGGGTCGCGGACACGGACGCCGGCATCTCGGCCGCGCCCGAACACGCCTCGCAGGACACCCTCCAGCACGTCCTCGAAACGGACGAACTCGTCTTCGACCGCGGGAAAAGCGTGGACGTCCTCCGAACGGTGTACGCGCTCAATCGATTCGCTCGTCTCGGCTAG
- a CDS encoding HalOD1 output domain-containing protein, which yields MTGSDRNPSDERPVVAERTYDEMTPASTAVVYALAAALETDPIDCSTEHGITLYDYVDPEALDRLVTDDRSDSTVTVDVPVDEYVLRITNTGCVRVLGSAGSAESE from the coding sequence ATGACCGGGTCTGATCGAAATCCGTCGGACGAGCGGCCGGTCGTCGCCGAACGTACCTACGACGAAATGACGCCGGCCAGCACGGCCGTCGTGTACGCGCTCGCGGCCGCACTCGAGACAGATCCGATCGATTGTTCGACCGAACACGGGATCACACTGTACGACTACGTCGACCCCGAAGCGCTCGATCGCCTCGTAACGGACGACCGATCCGACAGCACCGTCACCGTCGACGTCCCGGTCGACGAGTACGTGCTTCGGATCACCAACACCGGTTGTGTTCGCGTCCTCGGATCGGCCGGTTCCGCGGAGTCAGAGTGA
- a CDS encoding DUF5822 domain-containing protein: MPERVETTSPDGVDYGWVMQTTFVTTILIGAPVVAVLSTTATLPDWGARVEFAVRVGALVWLLTSIAVFAYAKRHQA; encoded by the coding sequence GTGCCAGAACGCGTCGAAACGACCTCACCCGACGGCGTCGACTACGGCTGGGTCATGCAAACGACGTTCGTCACGACGATCCTGATCGGCGCCCCGGTCGTCGCCGTTCTGTCGACGACCGCCACCTTACCCGACTGGGGCGCTCGCGTCGAGTTCGCGGTTCGGGTCGGAGCCCTCGTCTGGTTGCTCACGTCCATCGCGGTGTTCGCGTACGCGAAGCGGCATCAGGCGTAG
- a CDS encoding CDC48 family AAA ATPase: MKLTVKPLKQKDAGRGLAAIDRVSMNELDLENGDYITIAGKGEGQAVARVWPGYPEDEGRGIVRIDGRLRQEADVGIDDTVTVEPADVKPAKSVTVALPQNLRIRGDIGPLVRDKLSGQAVTEGQTVPFSLSFGPMASSGQSVPLKIANTSPSGTVVITDSTNIEISEKPAEQVSAGRGPSTEGVPNVTYEDIGGLDDELDQVREMIELPMRHPELFQQLGIEPPKGVLLHGPPGTGKTLMAKAVANEIDAHFETISGPEIMSKYYGESEEQLREVFEEAEENAPAIVFIDELDSIAAKREEAGGDVERRVVAQLLSLMDGLEERGRVTVIAATNRVDAIDPALRRGGRFDREIEIGVPDKEGRKEILQVHTRGMPLAESIDLEQYAENTHGFVGADLESLARESAMNALRRIRPELDLESEEIDADILESLEVNEADFKEALKGIQPSALREVFVEVPDVTWNDVGGLGDTKERLRETIQWPLDYPDVFEAMDMQAAKGVLMYGPPGTGKTLLAKAVANEAQSNFISIKGPELLNKYVGESEKGVREVFEKARENAPTVIFFDEIDSIAGERGRRQGDSGVGERVVSQLLTELDGLEELEDVVVIATTNRPDLIDSALLRPGRLDRHVHVPVPDEDGRAKIFEVHTRDKPLAESIDMEWLASQTDGYVGADIEAVCREASMAASREFINSVDPEEMGDTIGNVRISREHFEDALEEVNPSVTPETREQYEELEEEFQQAEPAAEEQVGRTFQ, from the coding sequence ATGAAACTCACCGTCAAACCCCTGAAACAGAAAGACGCTGGTCGCGGACTGGCCGCGATCGACCGCGTCTCGATGAACGAACTCGACCTCGAGAACGGGGACTACATCACTATCGCCGGCAAGGGCGAGGGGCAGGCCGTCGCACGCGTCTGGCCCGGGTATCCCGAAGACGAAGGACGTGGTATCGTCCGGATCGACGGTCGCCTGCGCCAGGAGGCCGACGTCGGGATCGACGACACGGTCACCGTCGAACCGGCCGATGTCAAGCCCGCCAAGTCGGTCACCGTGGCGCTCCCCCAGAACCTGCGGATCCGCGGAGACATCGGACCGCTCGTGCGCGACAAACTGAGCGGCCAGGCCGTTACCGAGGGCCAGACGGTCCCGTTCTCGCTCTCGTTCGGCCCCATGGCGAGTTCCGGCCAGTCGGTCCCCCTGAAGATCGCCAACACGTCACCCAGCGGAACCGTCGTGATCACGGACTCGACGAACATCGAAATCTCCGAGAAGCCGGCCGAACAGGTCAGCGCGGGCAGGGGCCCCTCCACCGAAGGCGTCCCGAACGTCACCTACGAGGACATCGGTGGCCTGGACGACGAACTCGACCAGGTACGCGAAATGATCGAGTTGCCGATGCGCCACCCCGAGTTGTTCCAGCAACTCGGTATCGAGCCGCCGAAGGGCGTCCTCCTGCACGGCCCGCCGGGTACCGGCAAAACGCTGATGGCAAAGGCCGTCGCCAACGAGATCGACGCTCACTTCGAAACGATCTCCGGTCCGGAGATCATGTCGAAGTACTATGGCGAAAGCGAGGAACAACTCCGCGAGGTCTTCGAAGAGGCCGAGGAGAACGCGCCCGCGATCGTCTTCATCGACGAACTCGACTCCATCGCCGCCAAGCGGGAGGAGGCCGGCGGTGACGTCGAACGGCGCGTCGTCGCCCAGTTGCTCTCGCTGATGGACGGCCTCGAGGAACGAGGCCGGGTCACGGTCATCGCGGCGACGAATCGCGTCGACGCGATCGATCCCGCCCTCCGACGTGGCGGTCGCTTCGACCGAGAGATCGAGATCGGCGTTCCCGACAAGGAAGGTCGCAAGGAGATCCTGCAGGTTCACACCCGCGGGATGCCCCTGGCCGAGTCGATCGACCTGGAACAGTACGCCGAGAACACCCACGGGTTCGTGGGCGCCGACCTCGAGTCGCTCGCCCGCGAGAGCGCGATGAACGCGCTCCGTCGGATCCGCCCCGAACTCGACCTCGAATCCGAGGAGATCGACGCCGACATCCTCGAATCGCTCGAGGTGAACGAGGCCGACTTCAAGGAGGCGCTCAAGGGAATTCAGCCCTCGGCGCTCCGCGAGGTCTTCGTCGAAGTGCCGGACGTCACCTGGAACGACGTCGGCGGGCTCGGAGACACCAAAGAACGGCTCCGCGAGACGATCCAGTGGCCGCTCGACTACCCCGACGTGTTCGAGGCGATGGACATGCAGGCGGCAAAGGGCGTCCTCATGTACGGGCCGCCCGGCACCGGGAAGACGCTGCTCGCGAAAGCGGTCGCCAACGAGGCCCAGTCGAACTTCATCTCGATCAAGGGCCCGGAACTGCTGAACAAGTACGTCGGAGAGAGCGAGAAGGGCGTCCGCGAGGTCTTCGAGAAGGCACGCGAGAACGCCCCGACCGTGATCTTCTTCGACGAGATCGACTCGATCGCGGGCGAACGCGGTCGACGGCAGGGCGACTCCGGCGTCGGCGAACGCGTCGTCTCCCAGCTGCTGACCGAACTCGACGGCCTCGAGGAACTCGAGGACGTCGTCGTGATCGCCACGACCAACCGGCCGGACCTGATCGACAGCGCCCTGCTACGGCCGGGACGGCTCGACCGCCACGTCCACGTACCGGTCCCCGACGAGGATGGTCGCGCGAAGATCTTCGAGGTCCACACCCGCGACAAGCCGCTGGCCGAATCGATCGATATGGAGTGGCTCGCGAGCCAGACGGACGGGTACGTCGGTGCCGACATCGAAGCGGTCTGTCGCGAAGCCTCGATGGCAGCCAGTCGCGAGTTCATCAACTCGGTCGACCCCGAAGAGATGGGCGACACCATCGGTAACGTCCGCATCAGCAGAGAACACTTCGAGGACGCCCTCGAGGAGGTCAACCCCAGCGTGACCCCCGAAACGCGAGAGCAGTACGAGGAACTCGAAGAAGAATTCCAGCAGGCAGAGCCCGCCGCCGAAGAACAGGTCGGACGGACCTTCCAGTAG
- a CDS encoding dihydrodipicolinate synthase family protein — MAYHDPGRDDPLSLHGVVPPTVTVFRDDESVDYEATASHARFVVDRGAHGVFPLGTNGEFPLLTGEERDDVIEAVVDEVGDEVPVIAGVGSPSTYRTVAHAEHAESVGADGVVVVTPYYYPLDHDGALEHYRRVAEAVSLPLYIYHIPSKTGNELSLETLADLAAIDTVVGCKDSSKNVPWLAQAIDAHPDLTFLAGSDSLVFAGLEIGCSGAVSAVANAFPELVVDCYEAYDSGDEARARELQSDIFRVREAFKTGGAYMSGVKTALEMRGFDAGPLRSPLRLKDEESAREMRDRLEDVGLEGI, encoded by the coding sequence ATGGCGTATCACGATCCCGGACGGGACGACCCGCTGTCACTCCACGGCGTCGTTCCCCCGACCGTAACGGTGTTTCGGGACGACGAGTCCGTCGATTACGAGGCGACCGCATCACACGCTCGATTCGTCGTCGATCGGGGGGCTCACGGCGTGTTTCCCCTGGGAACCAACGGCGAGTTTCCACTTCTCACGGGCGAGGAGCGCGACGACGTGATCGAAGCCGTCGTCGACGAGGTCGGCGACGAGGTGCCCGTCATCGCCGGCGTCGGTTCCCCGAGCACGTATCGGACCGTCGCTCACGCCGAGCACGCCGAATCGGTCGGTGCGGACGGCGTCGTCGTCGTGACACCGTACTACTATCCGCTGGACCACGACGGGGCACTCGAGCACTACCGGCGGGTTGCCGAAGCCGTCTCCCTCCCGCTGTACATATACCACATTCCGAGCAAGACCGGTAACGAACTCTCCCTCGAGACGCTGGCCGACCTCGCGGCAATCGACACCGTCGTCGGCTGTAAGGACTCGAGCAAAAACGTTCCCTGGCTCGCCCAGGCGATCGACGCACACCCCGATCTGACGTTTCTGGCGGGATCCGATTCGCTCGTCTTCGCCGGGCTCGAGATCGGCTGTTCGGGTGCGGTTAGCGCGGTCGCGAACGCGTTCCCCGAACTGGTCGTCGACTGTTACGAGGCCTACGACTCCGGCGACGAGGCCCGTGCACGCGAATTACAGAGCGACATATTCCGCGTGCGAGAGGCGTTCAAGACCGGCGGCGCGTACATGTCCGGCGTCAAAACGGCCCTCGAGATGCGAGGATTCGACGCCGGTCCGCTGCGGAGTCCGCTTCGACTGAAAGACGAGGAGTCCGCACGGGAGATGCGTGACCGACTGGAAGACGTCGGCCTCGAGGGAATCTGA
- a CDS encoding acyl-CoA dehydrogenase family protein — MELSDEQVAVRDAVREFAREEIRPTALEADGEQEFPEAVWDGLAEMDLTGLTVPEEYGGYDADPVTAAVVNEEVAYGMLAVATALSVHSLATSCIAEFGSETQQDRWLPDMADGRPVGAFALSEPHAGSNPAEMSTQAKPDGDEYVIDGEKQWITNGERAGVYILFAKTDRDDPSTVTQFLVPGDVDGLTVGEKEDKLGLRASDTTSLTFDGVRIPAENRLTEEGAGLSAAFHILTGGRIAIAAQSVGLAQCALDEALSYSQERDQFGGPIADIQAVRHKLAEMATRIRAARLLTRDAAGKRAAGGAALEASMAKYFASETAMFATNEAVQIHGGYGYVTEGEVERLYRDAKITEIYEGTTEIQKRVIARELLE; from the coding sequence ATGGAACTCAGCGACGAACAGGTGGCCGTTCGAGACGCCGTCCGAGAGTTCGCCCGGGAAGAGATCAGGCCGACCGCACTCGAGGCGGACGGCGAACAGGAGTTCCCCGAAGCGGTCTGGGACGGACTGGCCGAGATGGACCTGACGGGACTGACGGTCCCCGAGGAGTACGGCGGGTACGACGCGGACCCGGTCACGGCGGCCGTCGTAAACGAGGAGGTCGCGTACGGAATGTTGGCCGTGGCGACGGCGCTGTCGGTTCACTCTCTCGCGACCTCCTGCATTGCGGAATTCGGGAGCGAAACCCAGCAGGACCGCTGGTTGCCAGACATGGCCGACGGGCGACCGGTCGGGGCGTTCGCGCTGTCGGAACCCCACGCCGGATCGAACCCCGCGGAGATGTCCACCCAGGCGAAACCGGACGGTGACGAATACGTCATCGACGGCGAGAAGCAGTGGATCACGAACGGCGAGCGGGCGGGCGTCTACATCCTCTTCGCGAAGACCGACCGCGACGACCCGTCGACGGTAACCCAGTTTCTCGTCCCCGGTGACGTCGACGGATTGACCGTCGGCGAAAAAGAGGACAAACTGGGCCTGCGTGCGAGCGACACCACGAGCCTGACCTTCGACGGCGTTCGAATTCCCGCCGAAAATCGGTTGACCGAGGAGGGTGCGGGGCTGTCGGCCGCGTTCCACATCCTCACCGGCGGCCGGATCGCCATCGCCGCCCAGTCGGTCGGGCTCGCCCAGTGCGCGCTCGACGAGGCGCTGTCGTACAGTCAGGAACGCGACCAGTTCGGCGGACCGATCGCCGACATTCAGGCGGTTCGCCACAAGCTCGCGGAGATGGCAACCCGGATCAGGGCCGCGCGACTGCTGACCCGAGACGCCGCAGGGAAACGGGCCGCGGGCGGTGCGGCGCTCGAGGCGAGCATGGCGAAGTACTTCGCGAGCGAGACGGCGATGTTCGCGACTAACGAGGCCGTCCAGATCCACGGCGGCTACGGGTACGTCACGGAAGGCGAGGTCGAACGACTCTACCGCGACGCGAAGATAACCGAAATCTACGAGGGGACGACCGAAATACAGAAACGGGTCATCGCGCGAGAACTGCTCGAGTAG
- a CDS encoding alpha/beta fold hydrolase codes for METVSHHGRETAYDRVDRGGDGPPICCVHGSGGARDIWTGQYPLADRYPVVAMDLSGHGDSSDADASSGYTALSAYADDVLAVVDETDAEVLVGNSLGGAVVLHILLEREFDPTAVVLTGTGARLGVLDDLLTWLDSDFERAVKFLHQPDRLFHDPDPELRERSMERMYECGQAVTRRDFLTCHEFDVRDQLAEIDAPTLAVYGEFDRLTPPWFHEYLADEIDGGELAEVEDAGHLSMRERPSAFNSAIDEFLAPIDN; via the coding sequence ATGGAAACGGTATCTCATCACGGTCGAGAGACGGCGTACGATCGTGTCGACCGGGGCGGTGACGGCCCACCGATCTGTTGCGTTCACGGGAGCGGTGGAGCACGCGACATCTGGACCGGACAGTACCCGTTGGCGGATCGATACCCGGTCGTGGCGATGGACCTGAGCGGTCACGGCGACTCGTCGGACGCGGACGCGAGTTCGGGGTATACCGCACTGTCGGCCTACGCAGACGACGTACTGGCCGTCGTCGATGAAACCGACGCCGAAGTACTCGTCGGGAACTCCCTCGGCGGTGCCGTCGTCTTGCACATCCTGCTCGAGCGTGAGTTCGACCCGACCGCCGTCGTCCTGACGGGAACCGGTGCTCGGCTCGGCGTCCTCGACGATCTGTTGACGTGGCTCGACTCGGATTTCGAACGGGCCGTGAAATTTTTACACCAACCGGACCGGCTCTTTCACGATCCGGACCCGGAACTGCGGGAGCGATCGATGGAACGAATGTACGAGTGCGGGCAAGCGGTGACGCGCAGAGACTTTTTGACGTGCCACGAGTTCGACGTTCGCGACCAGCTCGCGGAAATCGACGCGCCAACCCTCGCTGTCTACGGCGAGTTCGATCGGCTGACACCGCCGTGGTTCCACGAATATCTCGCCGACGAGATAGACGGCGGCGAACTGGCCGAAGTCGAAGACGCGGGACACCTGTCGATGCGCGAACGACCGTCGGCCTTCAATTCGGCCATCGACGAATTTCTGGCACCGATCGACAACTGA
- the bcp gene encoding thioredoxin-dependent thiol peroxidase, with protein sequence MLDVGDEAPEFELPNQHGEPVRRSDFDGQRLVVYFYPRANTDGCTVEARGFNESRSELADRDVGIVGISDDPVDDIAAFAADYDLEFDLLSDEFGEVATLYESYGEKRMFGKTFDGVFRNTYLVGPDGRIEAVYENVSPDDHPEEILADLEPVDITH encoded by the coding sequence ATGCTCGACGTCGGTGACGAAGCACCTGAATTCGAACTGCCAAACCAACACGGCGAACCGGTCCGCCGCTCCGATTTCGACGGCCAACGTCTCGTCGTGTACTTCTACCCCCGTGCGAACACGGACGGCTGTACGGTCGAAGCCCGTGGGTTCAACGAATCGCGCTCCGAACTCGCGGACCGAGACGTCGGCATCGTCGGCATCAGCGACGACCCCGTCGACGACATCGCGGCGTTCGCCGCCGACTACGACCTCGAGTTCGATTTGCTTTCGGACGAGTTCGGCGAAGTCGCCACGCTCTACGAATCGTACGGCGAAAAACGAATGTTCGGGAAGACGTTCGATGGCGTCTTCCGTAACACGTACCTCGTGGGTCCCGACGGTCGGATCGAAGCGGTCTACGAGAACGTTTCGCCCGACGATCATCCCGAAGAGATTCTCGCGGACCTCGAACCGGTCGATATCACCCACTGA
- a CDS encoding DUF7511 domain-containing protein produces MSDSPKNAPGEPGSTVDERDHLQHVTVEKDDVAVCTIFPREIGGGTAAKQWITATTGSFVTLEQRR; encoded by the coding sequence ATGTCCGACTCACCGAAGAACGCTCCCGGGGAACCGGGATCTACGGTCGACGAGAGAGACCACCTACAGCACGTTACCGTCGAAAAAGACGATGTCGCGGTCTGTACGATATTTCCGCGAGAAATCGGCGGAGGTACGGCGGCGAAGCAGTGGATCACCGCGACGACCGGTTCGTTCGTCACGCTCGAACAACGGCGGTAG
- the panB gene encoding 3-methyl-2-oxobutanoate hydroxymethyltransferase, which yields MPTVRDLRAKAGDEPITMLTAYDAPTAAVVDESGVDIILVGDSLGNTSLGYETTLPVTVDDMARHTGAVARATDDALVVADMPFLSIGVDERASIENAGRMLQEEDAHAVKLESGPHTVELTEKLVQLGIPVMAHLGLTPQHVNKYGGYPRQGTDREAARHILELAEAHEEAGAFSLVLEHVPSNLAAEVTSALDVPTIGIGAGPHCDGQVLVVDDAVGLSEWSPSFSKQFGNVRAEMESAIDAYVTAVESGEFPAEEHSHEEGNLEDIY from the coding sequence ATGCCTACCGTACGGGATCTCCGAGCGAAGGCGGGTGACGAACCGATCACGATGCTGACGGCCTACGACGCGCCGACGGCCGCGGTCGTCGACGAAAGTGGGGTCGACATCATCCTCGTCGGAGACAGCCTCGGGAATACCAGTCTCGGGTACGAGACCACGCTCCCGGTCACCGTCGACGACATGGCTCGCCACACGGGCGCCGTGGCCCGCGCGACCGATGACGCACTCGTCGTGGCGGACATGCCCTTCCTCTCGATCGGCGTCGACGAGCGAGCGAGCATCGAGAACGCCGGCCGGATGCTCCAGGAGGAAGACGCCCACGCGGTGAAACTCGAGTCCGGCCCACACACCGTCGAACTGACGGAGAAGTTGGTCCAACTCGGCATTCCGGTGATGGCCCACCTGGGGCTCACGCCCCAGCACGTCAACAAGTACGGCGGCTATCCCCGACAGGGGACGGACCGAGAAGCCGCCCGGCACATCCTCGAACTGGCCGAGGCCCACGAGGAGGCCGGCGCGTTCTCGCTCGTCCTCGAGCACGTCCCCTCGAACCTCGCGGCGGAGGTCACGTCGGCGCTCGACGTCCCGACAATCGGGATCGGTGCCGGCCCCCACTGCGACGGGCAGGTCCTCGTGGTCGACGACGCGGTCGGACTCAGCGAGTGGTCGCCCTCGTTCTCGAAGCAGTTCGGAAACGTCCGTGCGGAAATGGAATCGGCGATCGACGCGTACGTGACCGCGGTGGAATCCGGCGAGTTCCCGGCCGAGGAACACAGCCACGAGGAGGGAAATCTCGAGGACATTTACTGA